One window from the genome of Streptococcus salivarius encodes:
- a CDS encoding response regulator transcription factor, with amino-acid sequence MSKRILIVEDEKNLARFVSLELQHEGYDVVTADNGREGLEMALEKDFDLILLDLMLPEMDGFEVTRRLQQEKDTYIMMMTARDSIMDIVAGLDRGADDYIVKPFAIEELLARIRATFRRQDIEAAKNAPAKASTYRDLKLDVQNRTVVRGDEAIPLTKREFDLLNTLLSNMNQVMTREELLLQVWKYDDAIETNVVDVYIRYLRGKIDVPGKESYIQTVRGMGYVIREK; translated from the coding sequence ATGAGCAAACGCATTTTGATTGTTGAAGATGAGAAAAACCTTGCTCGTTTTGTCTCTCTTGAACTTCAACACGAAGGATACGACGTTGTGACAGCAGACAACGGACGTGAAGGACTTGAAATGGCACTCGAGAAAGATTTCGATCTTATTCTCTTGGACCTTATGTTGCCTGAGATGGACGGTTTTGAAGTAACACGTCGTCTCCAACAAGAAAAAGATACTTATATTATGATGATGACAGCCCGCGATTCAATCATGGACATTGTTGCTGGTTTGGACCGTGGTGCTGATGACTATATTGTAAAACCTTTTGCGATTGAAGAACTATTGGCACGTATTCGTGCAACCTTCCGTCGCCAAGATATCGAAGCTGCTAAGAATGCACCAGCTAAGGCGTCAACTTATCGTGATTTGAAATTGGATGTTCAAAACCGTACAGTTGTTCGTGGTGATGAAGCAATTCCATTGACAAAACGTGAGTTTGATTTGTTGAACACACTTTTGAGCAATATGAACCAAGTGATGACCCGTGAGGAACTCTTGCTTCAAGTTTGGAAATATGATGATGCAATCGAAACAAACGTTGTAGATGTTTATATTCGTTACTTGCGTGGGAAAATCGATGTTCCAGGTAAGGAATCATACATTCAAACAGTGCGAGGAATGGGTTACGTTATCCGTGAAAAATGA